A stretch of the Paenibacillus dendritiformis genome encodes the following:
- a CDS encoding TraX family protein has product MNAFTLKLLALALMLLDHIHFYFPESPDWFHSAGRLAAPVFFFLAAEGYAHTRGIRRYMLRMFIFALVMAGGSELLTLAMPGGTIDNNIFLSLFAALVLMAALDWARASSQTLSGILICGAIMGAMFFVEYSLLAVSMALVFHLLRGSKAMIPAFVLSSLVFSLAPYANVHAEEMWTAHYLFAVNPQWMMIFAILPILAYNGRRGPDQPWAKYVFYLFYPLHVWILYAIRWLAAA; this is encoded by the coding sequence ATGAACGCGTTCACGCTGAAGCTGCTCGCGCTAGCGCTCATGCTGCTCGATCATATTCATTTTTATTTCCCGGAATCTCCCGATTGGTTCCATAGCGCGGGACGGCTGGCCGCACCCGTCTTCTTCTTCTTAGCGGCGGAAGGCTACGCCCATACGCGCGGCATCCGGCGCTATATGCTGCGCATGTTCATCTTCGCGCTGGTGATGGCGGGGGGCAGCGAACTGCTGACATTGGCGATGCCGGGCGGGACAATCGACAACAACATCTTCCTCTCGCTCTTCGCCGCGCTCGTGCTGATGGCGGCATTGGACTGGGCGAGAGCCTCAAGCCAGACATTGAGCGGCATCCTGATCTGCGGTGCGATCATGGGAGCGATGTTCTTCGTCGAGTACAGCTTGCTGGCGGTATCGATGGCGCTTGTCTTTCATCTGCTGCGGGGCTCTAAAGCGATGATTCCGGCGTTCGTCCTCTCTTCCCTCGTATTCTCGCTCGCGCCATACGCCAATGTGCACGCAGAGGAAATGTGGACAGCGCATTACCTGTTTGCGGTGAATCCGCAATGGATGATGATCTTCGCCATCCTGCCGATACTTGCCTATAACGGAAGACGGGGACCCGACCAGCCGTGGGCCAAATATGTATTCTATCTATTTTATCCCCTTCATGTATGGATACTGTATGCCATCCGCTGGCTGGCCGCGGCATAG
- a CDS encoding copper amine oxidase N-terminal domain-containing protein, with the protein MKSRFSIAIGAALLLACATGVYASGSYKLIVDGKKIDADIRDINGTVYVPLRTVSEALGADVRYEKASRTITLHSSPHAVPAAQDAGAEARMASRKHPASLGETVVFAAGTGAAAMATGSITVEEIVRGEEAWEQIYAANRFNKAPRKGFEYILAKVTVSIDSHANPDAAMDVNAFDFTLVSSDGADYPAVAVVTPDPPLRTKIYVGGTYTGWAAFQVSQDDAEPLIANGRKADGTSGLWFKTVP; encoded by the coding sequence ATGAAAAGCAGGTTTTCAATCGCAATAGGGGCCGCGCTGCTGCTCGCTTGCGCTACCGGAGTGTACGCCTCCGGGTCGTACAAGCTGATCGTGGACGGGAAGAAAATCGATGCGGATATCCGGGACATCAACGGAACCGTCTATGTGCCGCTGCGCACGGTCTCGGAAGCGCTTGGGGCCGATGTTCGCTATGAGAAGGCAAGCCGGACGATCACGCTCCATTCGTCGCCGCATGCCGTGCCGGCGGCCCAAGATGCGGGGGCGGAAGCGCGTATGGCATCCCGGAAGCACCCGGCTTCGCTGGGCGAGACGGTTGTCTTTGCCGCGGGCACCGGAGCCGCCGCGATGGCGACAGGAAGCATAACCGTCGAGGAGATAGTTAGAGGTGAGGAAGCATGGGAACAAATCTACGCGGCAAACCGTTTCAATAAAGCGCCTCGCAAAGGCTTTGAATACATATTGGCCAAAGTGACCGTCAGCATCGACTCTCATGCCAATCCGGATGCGGCGATGGACGTCAACGCGTTCGACTTCACCCTGGTGTCATCCGACGGGGCCGATTATCCGGCAGTGGCCGTCGTCACTCCGGATCCTCCGCTCCGGACGAAGATCTATGTCGGCGGCACCTATACGGGATGGGCCGCCTTCCAGGTCAGTCAAGACGACGCGGAGCCGCTTATCGCGAACGGCCGCAAAGCCGACGGCACAAGCGGCCTGTGGTTCAAAACCGTTCCATAA
- a CDS encoding twin-arginine translocase TatA/TatE family subunit, whose product MLNNIGISGLVIIFMLALMLFGPAKLPQLGRAFGDTLREFRNSTRGLADDGKEDEDRETIELKKLP is encoded by the coding sequence ATGCTGAACAATATCGGGATTTCCGGCCTGGTCATTATATTCATGCTGGCGCTGATGCTCTTCGGCCCGGCGAAGCTGCCGCAGCTCGGGCGCGCGTTCGGCGATACGCTGCGGGAATTCCGCAACTCCACCCGCGGCCTGGCCGACGACGGCAAGGAAGACGAAGACCGGGAGACGATCGAGCTGAAAAAGCTGCCATAA
- the tatC gene encoding twin-arginine translocase subunit TatC, translated as MNNQEELILHLTELRRRLIVFSAWFMAMLCIGLCLSPRLLLLLKSRPARLGIEWNVFAFTDGLFVYMKCALLFAVLLSLPVLFYQLWAFVRPGLTEEEARAALAYVPASFLMFLLGVAFSYYLVFPMMLEFLMQMNRSIGAAEMYGIDRYFTLMFNIVFPLAIAFEMPVVVLFLTRLELIAPDRLRRIRKPAYLGLTIAGACISPPDVVSHLSVTIPLIALFELSIFLSAAYSRRLEASSASP; from the coding sequence ATGAATAATCAGGAAGAGCTGATTTTGCATTTGACCGAGCTGCGCAGACGGCTGATCGTGTTCTCAGCGTGGTTCATGGCGATGCTGTGCATCGGGCTCTGCTTATCGCCGCGGCTGCTGCTTCTGCTGAAGTCGCGGCCAGCCCGGCTCGGGATTGAATGGAACGTGTTTGCCTTTACGGATGGGCTGTTCGTCTATATGAAATGCGCGTTGCTCTTCGCCGTGCTGCTGTCGCTGCCGGTTCTCTTTTATCAGCTATGGGCGTTCGTCCGGCCGGGATTGACGGAAGAGGAAGCGCGGGCGGCGCTGGCTTATGTGCCCGCCTCCTTCCTGATGTTCCTGTTGGGGGTTGCTTTCAGCTATTACTTGGTGTTTCCGATGATGCTGGAATTTTTGATGCAGATGAACCGCAGCATCGGGGCGGCGGAGATGTACGGGATCGACCGCTATTTCACGTTGATGTTCAATATCGTCTTCCCGCTCGCCATCGCCTTCGAGATGCCGGTCGTGGTTCTGTTCCTGACCCGGCTGGAGCTGATCGCGCCGGATAGGCTGCGCCGCATCCGGAAGCCCGCCTATCTCGGCTTGACGATTGCCGGGGCCTGCATCTCGCCGCCCGATGTCGTCTCCCATTTGTCGGTGACCATCCCGCTGATCGCGCTGTTCGAACTGAGCATTTTTCTGTCCGCTGCCTATTCCCGCCGGCTGGAAGCCTCGTCTGCCAGTCCATAG
- a CDS encoding GMC family oxidoreductase, with product MATKLPKVPVVIVGMGWAGGIIASELTKAGIKVLGLERGKSRKTEDYFMVHDELRYAQRYELMQDLSKETVTFRNKQSQRALPMRSYGSFLMGEGLGGAGIHWNGQYFRFLPYDFEIYTKTVERYGKKKIPDGMTIQDWGITYDELEPYFDTFEKMAGISGEQEQNPMVGKRSNPFPTPPMKKTPAIAMFEEAARKLGYHPYMMPSANLSQAYTNPDGIARAACQYCAFCERFGCEYGAKADPVVTVIPVAEKTGNLEIRTNSNVTEILHSGKKATGVVYVDTVTRKEFIQPADVVILASYVFNNVKLLLLSNLGTPYDPDTGQGVIGRNYAYQVNGGAAVGFYEDREFNTYAGAGALGIEVDDLNGDNFDHSDLNFIHGAGIRLSQTGLRPIANNSTPEGVPSWGKDFKQASIHYAYRTLSIAPQGANMPWRHHYLDLDPTYKDSYGLPQIRITYDFEDQDRELVKFMAAKSQEIMQEMKPSKIGSNGQLAPYNIVPYQSTHNTGGVIMGSDPSASAVNNYMQMWDVDNLFVVGASAFPHNSGYNPTATVGALAYRAAEGILKYMKQEGPLA from the coding sequence ATGGCAACGAAGTTACCGAAAGTGCCCGTCGTCATTGTCGGCATGGGTTGGGCGGGAGGAATCATCGCTTCCGAGCTGACCAAGGCCGGCATCAAGGTTCTCGGGCTGGAACGGGGCAAAAGCCGCAAGACGGAAGATTATTTTATGGTCCACGATGAGCTGCGCTACGCCCAGCGCTATGAATTGATGCAGGACCTGTCCAAGGAGACGGTCACGTTCCGCAACAAACAAAGCCAGCGGGCGCTGCCGATGCGAAGCTACGGCTCCTTCCTGATGGGAGAAGGGCTGGGCGGCGCGGGGATCCATTGGAACGGCCAGTATTTCCGGTTTCTGCCGTATGATTTCGAGATTTACACGAAGACGGTGGAACGCTACGGCAAGAAAAAGATTCCGGACGGCATGACCATTCAGGACTGGGGCATTACCTATGACGAACTGGAGCCTTATTTCGACACGTTCGAGAAAATGGCGGGCATCTCCGGGGAGCAGGAGCAAAATCCGATGGTCGGCAAACGATCCAACCCGTTCCCGACGCCGCCCATGAAAAAAACGCCGGCGATCGCGATGTTCGAGGAAGCCGCCAGGAAGCTGGGCTATCATCCGTACATGATGCCGTCGGCGAATCTGTCGCAAGCGTATACGAATCCGGACGGGATCGCCCGGGCAGCCTGCCAATACTGCGCCTTCTGCGAGCGCTTCGGATGCGAGTACGGAGCGAAGGCCGATCCGGTCGTGACGGTCATTCCGGTCGCCGAGAAGACGGGGAATCTGGAAATCCGGACGAACTCCAACGTGACCGAGATTTTACATAGCGGCAAGAAAGCGACGGGCGTCGTGTACGTGGATACCGTGACGCGGAAGGAGTTCATTCAGCCGGCCGATGTCGTCATTTTGGCCAGCTATGTCTTCAATAACGTGAAGCTGCTGCTGCTGTCGAATCTGGGGACACCTTACGATCCGGACACCGGGCAGGGAGTCATCGGCCGGAACTATGCATATCAGGTGAACGGCGGGGCCGCGGTGGGCTTCTATGAGGACCGCGAATTCAATACCTATGCGGGCGCCGGCGCGCTGGGCATCGAGGTGGACGATCTGAATGGCGACAACTTCGATCATAGCGATCTCAACTTCATTCATGGGGCGGGGATCCGCCTGTCTCAGACCGGCCTTCGCCCGATCGCGAACAATTCGACGCCGGAAGGCGTTCCGTCCTGGGGCAAAGATTTTAAACAAGCCTCAATCCACTATGCATACCGGACTTTGTCGATTGCTCCGCAGGGGGCGAATATGCCGTGGCGGCATCATTATCTGGACCTGGACCCGACCTACAAGGATTCCTATGGTCTTCCTCAGATCCGGATTACCTATGATTTCGAGGATCAGGATCGGGAGCTGGTGAAATTCATGGCGGCGAAGTCCCAGGAGATTATGCAGGAGATGAAGCCAAGCAAGATCGGCTCGAACGGGCAGCTTGCCCCGTACAACATCGTGCCTTACCAGTCGACGCACAATACGGGGGGCGTCATTATGGGAAGCGACCCGTCCGCTTCCGCCGTCAATAATTACATGCAAATGTGGGACGTGGATAATCTGTTCGTCGTCGGGGCGTCGGCCTTCCCTCATAACAGCGGGTACAACCCGACCGCCACCGTAGGCGCGCTGGCCTATCGCGCGGCAGAGGGCATTCTCAAATATATGAAGCAGGAAGGACCGCTGGCGTAA
- a CDS encoding gluconate 2-dehydrogenase subunit 3 family protein, with protein sequence MNVAEKHSNQSGRPQGQARDQSRRQFLKVSGAALGGAVVGGVVGAVIDRSVRPGAGTQPGPNQPAPQQAPDHNQALMYFNQRQFRLTEAAVERIFPADDLGPGAAELGVAYYIDHQLAGQWGINAREYMQGPFFKGEPTQGGFPSIKHHELFMLGLDALELYSTKHYGKTFTELEASEQDEVLKAFESGKDALLDNGETTGAFFKMLRALTLEGVYADPLYGGNKNMMGWRMRRYPGNQMSYLNIIDKPDFVEIEPQSLHSHMTQHS encoded by the coding sequence ATGAACGTGGCTGAGAAACACAGCAACCAGAGCGGCAGACCGCAAGGACAGGCCCGCGACCAATCCCGCCGCCAATTCCTGAAGGTATCCGGGGCGGCGCTGGGCGGGGCCGTAGTCGGGGGAGTCGTAGGAGCGGTGATCGATCGTTCCGTGCGGCCGGGAGCCGGAACGCAGCCCGGTCCGAATCAGCCGGCGCCGCAGCAGGCGCCGGATCATAACCAAGCGCTGATGTATTTCAATCAGCGGCAGTTCCGGCTAACGGAAGCCGCCGTGGAACGGATATTCCCGGCCGACGATCTGGGGCCGGGCGCGGCCGAGCTGGGGGTTGCTTATTATATCGACCACCAGCTTGCGGGCCAGTGGGGCATTAATGCGCGCGAATATATGCAAGGGCCGTTTTTCAAGGGCGAGCCGACGCAAGGCGGATTTCCGAGCATCAAGCATCATGAGCTGTTCATGCTCGGCCTGGACGCGTTGGAGCTGTACAGCACGAAGCATTACGGCAAGACCTTCACCGAGCTGGAAGCGAGTGAGCAGGATGAAGTGCTCAAGGCGTTCGAGTCCGGGAAGGACGCTCTCCTCGATAACGGAGAGACGACGGGGGCCTTCTTCAAAATGCTGCGTGCGCTGACGCTTGAAGGCGTCTACGCCGATCCGCTCTACGGAGGGAACAAAAATATGATGGGATGGAGAATGCGTCGGTACCCGGGCAACCAGATGAGTTATCTCAATATTATTGACAAGCCCGATTTCGTGGAGATTGAACCGCAAAGCTTGCACAGCCATATGACCCAACATTCATAA
- a CDS encoding c-type cytochrome has protein sequence MFKKMTMIIAAAALVIGLAACGSPNNQGAGTNQGTAPGQTTPPPAAVDAAAVYKQNCLVCHGANLEGQVGPNLQKVGATRTPEEISAVIHNGGNGMTAFKGVLSEDEISALVEWLSAKK, from the coding sequence ATGTTCAAAAAAATGACCATGATTATCGCCGCTGCGGCTCTTGTCATCGGATTGGCCGCTTGCGGCTCCCCGAATAATCAAGGGGCCGGAACGAATCAGGGAACGGCCCCGGGGCAGACGACGCCCCCTCCCGCTGCCGTAGACGCTGCGGCGGTCTATAAGCAGAACTGCCTGGTCTGCCATGGCGCCAATCTGGAAGGACAAGTCGGACCGAATCTGCAAAAGGTCGGGGCGACGCGTACGCCGGAAGAAATCTCGGCCGTTATCCATAACGGAGGCAACGGGATGACCGCGTTCAAGGGTGTATTGAGCGAGGATGAGATCAGCGCATTGGTAGAGTGGCTGTCTGCCAAAAAATAA
- a CDS encoding glutathione peroxidase — protein sequence MATVYDFTAKKPSGELTSLREYEGQVLLIVNTASKCGFTPQFKELQALYDKFKDRGFAVLGFPCAQFGNQEFEKTEETMEFCQVNYGVTFPMFAKVDVKGPDADPLFAYLTNEKKGLLGSTEIKWNFTKFLVGKDGRVVDRYAPQTNPAKLEDEIAALL from the coding sequence ATGGCAACGGTTTACGATTTTACGGCAAAGAAGCCAAGCGGCGAATTGACGTCCTTGCGGGAGTACGAGGGGCAAGTTCTTCTTATCGTCAACACCGCGAGCAAGTGCGGGTTTACGCCGCAATTCAAGGAGCTGCAAGCCTTGTATGACAAGTTCAAGGATCGCGGCTTCGCCGTGCTTGGATTTCCGTGCGCGCAATTCGGCAATCAAGAGTTCGAGAAGACGGAGGAGACGATGGAGTTCTGTCAGGTCAATTACGGCGTCACCTTTCCGATGTTCGCGAAGGTGGATGTCAAAGGGCCAGACGCCGATCCGTTGTTTGCCTATCTGACGAATGAGAAAAAAGGGCTGTTGGGCAGCACCGAGATTAAGTGGAATTTCACCAAATTCCTCGTCGGCAAAGACGGACGCGTCGTGGATCGGTATGCTCCGCAGACGAATCCCGCCAAGCTGGAAGATGAGATCGCGGCCCTGCTGTAG
- a CDS encoding MarR family winged helix-turn-helix transcriptional regulator, with product MKTSHPPEPDERLKLDNQLCFAIYAASRELTKLYRPLLERLELTYPQYLALLALWEHDGMTVKELGLRLYLDSGTLTPMLKRMEQQGLIRRARAAEDERKVILSLTGKGRSLKKEAACIPARLAELADRTRLDPARLLQDIRTLLEHLSQLPPQRAE from the coding sequence ATGAAGACATCCCATCCCCCGGAGCCGGATGAGCGGCTGAAGCTCGATAATCAGCTCTGCTTCGCGATCTATGCGGCTTCCCGGGAATTGACGAAGCTGTACCGGCCGCTGCTGGAGCGGCTGGAGCTTACCTACCCGCAATATCTCGCCCTCCTGGCGCTATGGGAGCATGACGGCATGACGGTGAAGGAATTGGGTCTCCGCTTATATCTGGACTCCGGCACGCTGACGCCGATGCTGAAGCGCATGGAGCAGCAAGGGCTGATTCGCCGGGCCCGCGCCGCAGAGGACGAGCGCAAGGTGATCCTCTCGCTGACCGGCAAGGGCCGTTCCTTGAAAAAGGAGGCGGCCTGCATCCCTGCCCGATTGGCGGAGCTGGCTGACCGTACCCGGCTCGATCCCGCCCGCCTCCTGCAGGACATCCGCACGCTGCTGGAGCATTTGTCGCAGCTTCCTCCGCAGCGGGCCGAGTAA